From one Mytilus edulis chromosome 1, xbMytEdul2.2, whole genome shotgun sequence genomic stretch:
- the LOC139492111 gene encoding guanylate cyclase soluble subunit beta-2-like: MYGHIHLCIKELVLDKFGQEVWDKILEKSVLHEGTDFLVFQSYHDDKTFALVGAVCAVSGIPLDTVLEVFGEYFVQYCFRHGYDQLLRTLGKDFISFIQNLDALHANLQRTYSKLRPPSFRCERKDADSVYLHYFTERTGLHPIVKGVVKVVAREIYNQVAEMEVISISKQQIEGGLDQEHVIFLVKLKDIDKKKIPDNCLNVFQSNGSQTSLNTSHFCKAFPYHIVFDENLEIKQCGDMIPKILHMCLKANTSMTTLFDITHPPMKFKLENILTFINSVFYLGVKNNKNAETRLFLRGQMLWIDDLRLMMYVCSPRLSSLLELKQLNIYLSDIPLYDVTRELILLNQQRIAEIDIAKKLDETTAELKITSRLLAEEKQKTDNLLFQMLPQKVADELKNGRTVKAEKFADVTVLFSDIVTFTDIAAACTPLDIVRMLNELYQRFDARTSEHDVYKVETIGDAYMVVSGVPEAKKVHAQPIAKFAIDMIKEASNVKSPATGKPLQIRVGIHSGPVVAGVVGVKMPRYCLFGDTVNTASRMESHGEPGRIHISPTSYSLLKDDHYVFRDRQCIEVKGKGSLHTYFLVGENGKLLSEPEDIFRNLSILKNDIPVNGSVTETVSYDNYNDEITPIKINVVLQDDGQIPRNNSNIVDRETKNLKTRSRTSTMCNLL, translated from the exons ATG tatggACATATACACTTGTGTATAAAGGAATTAGTACTAGACAAGTTTGGACAAGAAGTATGGGACAAAATTTT GGAAAAGTCTGTATTACACGAAGGTACGGATTTCCTGGTATTCCAATCATACCACGACGATAAGACTTTTGCTTTAGTGGGAGCTGTTTGTGCAGTATCAG gaATTCCATTAGACACAGTATTAGAAGTGTTTGGTGAATATTTCGTGCAGTACTGTTTTCGTCATGGGTATGATCAACTATTGAGAACACTTGGCAAAGACTTCATATCATTTATACAAAACTTAGATGCTTTGCATGCAAATTTGCAACGCACTTATTCAAAACTACGACCTCCATCATTCAG atGTGAGCGAAAAGATGCAGATTCTGTTTATTTGCATTACTTTACAGAAAGAACTGGCTTGCACCCAATAGTAAAAG GTGTCGTAAAAGTTGTAGCAAGAGAAATTTACaatcaagtagctgaaatggaAGTTATAAGCATATCAAAACAACAAATAGAAGGTGGACTTGACCAAGAACACGTGATATTCCTAGTTAAACTCAAAGACATCGATAAAAAGAAGATACCAGATAACTGTTTGAATGTTTTTCAATCGAATGGCAGTCAAACGTCTTTAAATACTAGTCATTTTTGTAAAGCATTTCCATACCATATTGTCTTCGATGAAAATCTTGAAATCAAACAATGCGGTGATATGATTCCAAAAATATTACACATGTGCTTGAAGGCAAATACTTCAATGACAACATTATTTGATATCACCCATCCTCCCATGAAATTCAAGCTTGAAAATATATTGACGTTTATCAATAGTGTATTCTATCTTGGAGTGAAGAACAACAAAAATGCAGAAACTAGACTCTTTTTACGAG GTCAAATGCTTTGGATAGATGATTTACGTTTGATGATGTATGTTTGTTCACCTCGACTTTCAAGTTTACTGGAACTCAAACAACTCAATATTTATTTGTCAGATATACCGTTGTATGATGTAACAAGGGAGTTAATACTTCTTAATCAACAAAGAATTGCTGAGATTGACATAGC aaaaaaactggATGAAACGACAGCCGAATTAAAGATAACTTCTCGCCTTTTAGCGGAAGAAAAACAAAAGACTGAcaatttattattccaaatgctACCACAAAAAGTTGCTGACGAACTTAAAAATGGCAGAACTGTCAAAGCTG AAAAGTTTGCAGATGTAACTGTACTATTCAGCGACATAGTGACCTTTACTGACATAGCTGCAGCTTGTACGCCATTAGACATTGTCAGAATGCTGAATGAATTGTATCAAAGATTTGACGCCAGAACTAGTGAACATGACGTGTATAAG GTTGAAACCATAGGTGATGCATATATGGTAGTCAGTGGAGTCCCGGAAGCAAAGAAAGTTCATGCACAGCCGATTGCCAAATTTGCTATAGATATGATAAAAGAAGCCAGCAATGTTAAATCACCGGCTACAGGAAAACCCTTACAA ATACGCGTTGGAATCCACAGTGGTCCTGTAGTTGCCGGAGTTGTGGGTGTTAAAATGCCAAGGTATTGTCTTTTCGGCGACACTGTAAATACGGCCTCACGTATGGAAAGTCATGGGGAACCTGGTCGTATACATATAAGCCCGACATCATACAG TTTGCTCAAAGATGATCACTATGTATTCAGAGACAGACAATGTATAGAAGTAAAAGGAAAGGGTTCGCTGCATACGTATTTCCTTGTTGGTGAAAATGGTAAATTATTGTCAGAACCAGAAGATATTTTCCGTAatctttcaattttgaaaaatgacatTCCAGTGAACGGAAGTGTGACTGAAACTGTAAGCTATGATAATTATAATGATGAAATTACACCCATAAAAATCAATGTCGTATTACAAGATGATGGTCAGATACCAAGAAATAACAGCAACATTGTTGATAGAGAGACTAAGAATCTTAAAACGAGGTCTCGGACCAGCACCATGTGTAATCTTCTTTAa